In Nasonia vitripennis strain AsymCx chromosome 2, Nvit_psr_1.1, whole genome shotgun sequence, a genomic segment contains:
- the LOC107980727 gene encoding pancreatic lipase-related protein 2: MANLWYFLLSTSFVISTVNKCILANPAPCRTFKEYVDYFFEDDDVEVEFFKYTIGHNNVKNLKFDPAKRTTIIVHGFMNTHKNDWIRKMRQKLLQWQDMNVIVVDWSSVFLEDSFAYYKEAARKTEFVADEIYNFLINWAKKNKKTPIQWPYLHLIGHSLGAHIVGQVAKKLKPHVHVDRVTALDPAKPFFIEGAEGADLKLDKSCAQFVDVIHTNSHPRDDTFGLYEPLGHIDFYPNGGDQQWLCSNDREGRTLSKDSVFIKCFSHLFLGMDLSQLYGNITSRFLNGHNMVCDHNICPEYFTDSINSKEPLYAYKVNPPIRKKKNRCSNTNRKKGTWVEMGMNAYLYNNSRYHGTYYIDIPC, translated from the exons ATGGCAAATTTGTGGTATTTTCTACTTAGTACTTCATTTGTAATAAGTACTGTGAATAAATGTATATTAGCAAACCCCGCACCATGTCGTACATTTAAGGAGTACGTTGACTACTTTTTTGAAGACGATGATGTCGAAGTTGAATTTTTCAAGTATACCATAGGACATAATAACgtgaaaaatctaaaatttgaTCCGGCAAAAAGAACTACTATAATTGTACATGGATTTATGAACACCCATAAAAATGATTGGATTAGAAAAATGAGGCAGAAGCTACTTCAATGG caAGACATGAACGTTATTGTTGTCGATTGGTCTAGCGTTTTTTTGGAAGACTCGTTTGCTTATTACAAAGAAGCTGCAAGAAAAACTGAGTTCGTCGCTGATGAAATTTACAA tTTCTTGATAAATTGGGCAAAAAAGAACAAGAAAACTCCGATTCAATGGCCTTATTTGCATTTGATTGGGCACAGTCTTGGGGCACATATCGTTGGTCAAGttgcaaaaaaattgaaacctcaTGTACACGTAGATCGAGTGACTGCGTTAGATCCAGCTAAACCTTTTTTCATAGAAGGTGCAGAAGGTGCAGATTTAAAACTTGACAAATCTTGTGCTCAATTTGTGGATGTTATCCATACTAACAGTCATCCAAGAGATGACACTTTTGGACTTTACGAACCTCTAG GTCacattgatttttatccaaatGGTGGTGATCAACAATGGCTGTGTTCTAATGACCGAGAGGGTAGAACATTATCTAAAGATTCAGTAtttatcaaatgtttttctcACTTGTTTTTAGGAATGGATTTGAGTCAGTTGTACGGTAACATAA CTTCACGTTTCTTGAATGGCCATAATATGGTTTGTGATCATAATATTTGTCCAGAATATTTCACTGATTCTATCAATAGCAAAGAGCCTTTGTATGCATATAAAGTGAATCCACCAAttcgaaagaaaaagaatcGATGCAGTAATACGAATCGCAAAAAAGGTACATGGGTGGAAATGGGTATGAACGCTTATTTGTACAACAATTCTCGCTATCATGGAACCTATTACATCGACATCCCATGTTAA